A region from the Branchiostoma floridae strain S238N-H82 chromosome 9, Bfl_VNyyK, whole genome shotgun sequence genome encodes:
- the LOC118422131 gene encoding metabotropic glutamate receptor 4-like — translation MAGGKHRPCLELVFICCLSLLRVVSSREHGEKRLLLEGDVILGGLFPLHEPGPDGTCGHVSVPGVQALEAMLFAIDQVNRDGKILPGISLGAHILDTCKDPLRSVQGAMTFVHRDRGPDDAFCADGSRPHHGRKHKQPVCVIGPTSRTEAVKVVAELLGLFKVPQISFSPDTSGLLPEFEYFFQSAPSETNQAAVLADIVQELGWNYVSLVVSEGRYYEQNADAFLEEAKKSGRGICMATYQKIPRDAGAADMDRVIEGLLQHARAVGVVVFSTDRQASSLFSAAERMGAVNHFVWLGGETWHRDDVLTSSCGESVITLAHDRESEQLEEFAKYFSKLRPHNNKRNPWFGEYWEHHVQCVSESLSQGGVGEPCTCTGEEDITVSQHKWVRGVQDAVSVVTSALHDMHEEVCPRGRHGHRLCPQMENLDTELLMNFIANVTFGVAHGEEVTFDSTRITPLSLPERYNIFSVHTKGGNTRFRPAGQWNGFSSNPLDLNPQHIHWPGHARENETNTSSPGDEEGTVFSEEGIPKSVCSDPCSLGERKVTQRGDSCCWVCVRCAQGEYLKDDVTCEACPEGHLANHDFSACEPTNENEDAGDIDD, via the exons ATGGCTGGGGGAAAACATAGACCGTGCCTTGAACTGGTCTTTATATGCTGTTTGTCACTTCTACGCGTGGTTTCATCCCGGGAACACGGTGAGAAGAGACTTCTCCTGGAGGGAGACGTGATCCTGGGTGGCCTGTTCCCGCTACACGAGCCCGGGCCGGACGGGACGTGCGGGCATGTGTCGGTACCCGGGGTTCAGGCTCTGGAGGCCATGCTGTTTGCCATCGACCAAGTCAACAGAGATGGCAAGATACTACCAG GCATCAGTCTAGGCGCTCATATACTTGACACGTGCAAGGATCCGTTACGGAGTGTGCAGGGAGCCATGACGTTTGTACACCGGGATAGAGGGCCAGATGACGCCTTCTGTGCTGACGGTTCTAGGCCTCATCACGGCCGCAAACACAAACAACCGGTCTGTGTCATTGGGCCCACCAGTCGCACCGAGGCCGTAAAAGTGGTCGCCGAGCTTCTGGGGTTATTCAAG GTGCCTCAGATCTCCTTCTCGCCCGACACCTCGGGTCTCCTACCGGAGTTTGAGTACTTTTTCCAGTCGGCGCCATCAGAGACAAATCAGGCCGCCGTCTTGGCCGACATCGTGCAGGAGTTAGGCTGGAACTACGTGTCTCTGGTCGTCTCTGAGGGGAGGTACTACGAACAGAACGCAGATGCCTTTCTAGAGGAGGCTAAGAAGTCTGGAAGAg GTATTTGCATGGCAACTTACCAGAAGATTCCACGAGATGCGGGTGCAGCTGACATGGACCGGGTTATAGAAGGGCTGTTGCAGCACGCACGTGCGGTGGGAGTGGTGGTGTTCAGTACCGACAGACAGGCCAGCAGTCTTTTCTCTGCCGCTGAAAG GATGGGCGCTGTGAATCACTTTGTGTGGCTTGGCGGGGAGACCTGGCACAGAGATGACGTCCTGACGTCCAGTTGTGGGGAGAGCGTTATCACTCTCGCCCATGACCGTGAGTCGGAACAGCTGGAAG AGTTTGCAAAGTACTTCTCCAAGCTTAGACCGCATAACAACAAGAGGAACCCGTGGTTTGGAGAGTACTGGGAGCATCACGTCCAGTGCGTTTCCGAGTCACTGTCGCAAGGGGGCGTAGGTGAACcttgcacatgtacag GTGAAGAGGATATCACAGTGTCTCAACACAAGTGGGTACGTGGAGTGCAGGATGCGGTCTCAGTTGTAACCAGTGCGTTACACGACATGCATGAGGAGGTGTGCCCCCGCGGACGCCATGGCCACCGCCTGTGTCCGCAGATGGAGAACCTGGATACAGAACTCCTGATGAACTTCATCGCCAACGTGACGTTTGGAG TGGCTCATGGTGAAGAGGTAACCTTTGACTCCACACGGATCACTCCGCTCTCGCTTCCCGAACGATACAACATCTTCTCCGTCCACACCAAAGGCGGGAACACTCGCTTTCGACCCGCTGGGCAATGGAACGGCTTTTCTTCCAACCCTCTTGATCTCAACCCGCAACACATACACTGGCCAGGGCACGCTAGGGAGAATGAGACCAACACTTCTTCTCCAGGCGATGAAGAAGGGACAGTTTTTTCAGAAGAAGGCATCCCGAAGTCGGTGTGCAGCGATCCGTGCTCCCTCGGTGAGAGAAAGGTGACCCAGCGTGGAGACTCCTGCTGTTGGGTGTGTGTGCGGTGTGCACAGGGAGAATACCTAAAGGATGACGTCACGTGCGAGGCCTGTCCCGAGGGACACTTGGCCAATCACGACTTTTCAGCCTGTGAACCGACCAATGAGAACGAGGATGCTGGTGACATAGATGATTAA
- the LOC118423624 gene encoding somatostatin receptor type 5-like, with protein MRIPDDFTIGNWSSVNGTDYFLTAQMDPSPITTIVGPVMYGTVSVVGLLGNLLVIYVLLGYTKVKDVTKYYILNLSLADTLFMLGIPFISASAAMGRWVFGRGMCKIVLSMDAINMFTTVFNMAVLSVDRYLAIVRASSHPHLRQPKVAVAVSLSVWLAAILLAIPVMTVSDTVMLMNGNYRCMLDWPADNAMFWHQAFISYTFILGFLIPLSVISVSYLMVIRHLRRNTSTHAAVARVSANMRTRVTKTVSAIVVTFVVCWLPFHVCQLLNLITDLPLTPMLAVSHVAMVMSYANSCVNPILYVFISQKFRESVRNALRLNRGKANDLRSYNQNKDTRVARSRRQMDVFFVEEKCEVKLATFKYLTPKGVVVYETSV; from the coding sequence ATGAGAATTCCTGACGACTTTACCATTGGCAACTGGAGCAGCGTGAACGGAACGGACTACTTCCTGACGGCGCAGATGGACCCGAGCCCCATCACGACTATCGTAGGCCCCGTGATGTACGGAACAGTATCAGTGGTGGGTCTTCTTGGGAACTTGCTAGTGATCTACGTGTTGCTGGGATACACCAAGGTAAAGGATGTTACTAAGTACTACATACTGAACCTATCATTAGCTGATACACTCTTCATGCTCGGCATACCGTTCATCTCCGCCTCGGCAGCCATGGGGAGGTGGGTGTTCGGGAGAGGCATGTGTAAGATCGTCCTGTCCATGGACGCCATCAACATGTTCACCACGGTGTTCAACATGGCCGTGTTGAGCGTGGACCGCTACCTGGCCATCGTCCGCGCCTCCAGCCACCCCCATCTCCGCCAGCCGAAGGTAGCGGTCGCCGTCAGCTTGTCCGTGTGGTTAGCGGCGATCCTACTGGCCATCCCTGTCATGACGGTCAGTGATACCGTCATGTTGATGAACGGAAACTACAGATGCATGCTAGACTGGCCCGCTGACAACGCCATGTTCTGGCACCAAGCCTTCATTTCTTACACCTTTATCCTGGGTTTCCTTATACCACTGTCAGTGATCAGCGTGTCTTATCTGATGGTCATCCGTCATCTCAGGCGCAACACGTCCACTCACGCCGCCGTGGCCAGAGTCTCTGCCAACATGCGGACCAGAGTGACCAAGACGGTGAGCGCCATCGTGGTGACGTTCGTGGTTTGCTGGCTGCCGTTCCACGTGTGTCAGCTCCTGAACCTCATCACAGACCTGCCGCTGACGCCGATGCTGGCGGTGTCTCACGTCGCCATGGTCATGTCCTACGCCAACAGCTGCGTCAACCCCATCCTGTATGTCTTCATTAGCCAGAAGTTTCGGGAAAGCGTACGGAACGCACTGCGTCTGAATCGGGGCAAAGCCAACGATCTAAGGAGTTACAACCAGAACAAAGACACGAGAGTCGCAAGATCACGGCGGCAAATGGATGTGTTCTTCGTGGAAGAAAAATGTGAGGTAAAGCTTGCAACATTTAAATATCTGACTCCCAAAGGAGTTGTCGTGTATGAAACATCGGTATAG